Proteins encoded in a region of the Zea mays cultivar B73 chromosome 4, Zm-B73-REFERENCE-NAM-5.0, whole genome shotgun sequence genome:
- the LOC103654093 gene encoding signal peptidase complex catalytic subunit SEC11C isoform X1 → MDSLRSVLESIQAMQIRPVVAQIITLGMILTSALILWKGLVVVTGSESPVVVVLSGSMEPGFRKGDVLFLHMNKDPVRTGDIVVFNVEGRDIPIVHRVIKVHERHDTVDSDILTKGDNNPGDDRVLYAHGQLWLQRQHIIGRAVGYLPYAGWLTIVMTEKPVLKYLLIGALGLLVVASKE, encoded by the exons ATGGATTCGCTGCGCAGCGTGTTGGAGTCGATTCAGGCGATGCAGATCCGCCCCGTGGTCGCCCAAATCATCACCCTAG GGATGATCCTAACTTCGGCATTGatcctatggaaaggattggtcgTCGTAACAGGGAGTGAGTCGCCGGTTGTGGTGGTTCTATCTGGAAGCATGGAGCCTGGGTTTCGAAAG GGTGATGTCCTGTTTCTGCACATGAATAAGGACCCTGTCCGCACAGGAGACATAGTTGTTTTCAATGTCGAG GGCCGTGATATTCCAATTGTCCATCGTGTGATCAAG GTTCATGAGCGCCATGATACGGTGGACTCTGACATTCTCACGAAAG GTGACAATAATCCCGGGGATGACCGAGTCCTGTACGCACATGGGCAGCTTTGGCTGCAGCGACAGCACATCATTGGACGGGCTGTTGG CTATCTGCCTTATGCTGGGTGGCTTACAATCGTCATGACGGAGAAACCAGTCCTCAAG TATCTGCTAATTGGTGCACTGGGGCTGCTGGTGGTAGCATCCAAGGAGTGA
- the LOC103654093 gene encoding signal peptidase complex catalytic subunit SEC11C isoform X2, whose translation MILTSALILWKGLVVVTGSESPVVVVLSGSMEPGFRKGDVLFLHMNKDPVRTGDIVVFNVEGRDIPIVHRVIKVHERHDTVDSDILTKGDNNPGDDRVLYAHGQLWLQRQHIIGRAVGYLPYAGWLTIVMTEKPVLKYLLIGALGLLVVASKE comes from the exons ATGATCCTAACTTCGGCATTGatcctatggaaaggattggtcgTCGTAACAGGGAGTGAGTCGCCGGTTGTGGTGGTTCTATCTGGAAGCATGGAGCCTGGGTTTCGAAAG GGTGATGTCCTGTTTCTGCACATGAATAAGGACCCTGTCCGCACAGGAGACATAGTTGTTTTCAATGTCGAG GGCCGTGATATTCCAATTGTCCATCGTGTGATCAAG GTTCATGAGCGCCATGATACGGTGGACTCTGACATTCTCACGAAAG GTGACAATAATCCCGGGGATGACCGAGTCCTGTACGCACATGGGCAGCTTTGGCTGCAGCGACAGCACATCATTGGACGGGCTGTTGG CTATCTGCCTTATGCTGGGTGGCTTACAATCGTCATGACGGAGAAACCAGTCCTCAAG TATCTGCTAATTGGTGCACTGGGGCTGCTGGTGGTAGCATCCAAGGAGTGA
- the LOC100273361 gene encoding uncharacterized protein isoform X2, whose translation MSRLLPPVLSPLPAFSLPPPLLPRIHIRTSAVRGGAAENAMASGTTARERRLVKVREERRRREYDREHTYPGWAKVLENACRDDEELRAILGDSIGNPELMKQRIQERVRKKGRAQFNKSKTGSIVAFKVSFRDFNPLNSFIWFELFGEPTDRDVDLLGGVVQAWYVMGRLGAYNSSNLQLANSMMDYDPSYDSEEASTVMPSSFHDISDVEFQDNWARVWVDLGTSDYLGLDVLLNCLTQLSSEHLGIKQVVFGGKKMGDWEEGMTSSDYGYKHFKI comes from the exons ATGTCACGGCTACTCCCGCCCGTGCTCTCTCCTTTACCGGCGTtctcgctgccgccgccgcttctTCCTCGCATCCACATCCGCACGTCGGCGGTGAGAGGCGGTGCGGCGGAGAACGCGATGGCGTCCGGGACGACGGCGAGGGAGCGGCGCCTGGTCAAGGTGCGGgaggagcgccgccgccgcgagTACGACCGGGAGCACACCTACCCCGGATGGGCCAA GGTACTGGAGAACGCCTGCAGGGATGATGAAGAGCTCCGCGCCATTCTTGGTGATAGCATCGGCAACCCGGAGCTCATGAAGCAACGG ATCCAGGAAAGGGTGCGCAAGAAAGGCAGGGCCCAATTCAATAAATCCAAGACAGGCTCCATTGTTGCTTTTAAAGTCAGCTTTCGAGA CTTTAACCCATTGAATTCTTTCATTTGGTTTGAGCTCTTTGGAGAACCAACAGATCGAGATgttgacctgcttggtggt GTAGTCCAAGCTTGGTATGTCATGGGAAGGCTAGGAGCTTACAATTCTTCAAATTTGCAG CTGGCCAACTCAATGATGGACTACGACCCTTCATATGATTCTGAAGAAGCTTCCACAGTAATGCCATCATCTTTCCATGATATCAGTGATGTTGAGTTCCAAGACAATTGGGCCAGGGTTTG GGTGGACCTTGGAACCTCGGATTACCTTGGCTTGGATGTATTACTAAACTGCTTAACACAGTTGAGCTCAGA GCACTTGGGTATCAAACAAGTGGTTTTTGGAGGCAAGAAAATGGGTGACTGGGAAGAGGGCATGACGAGCTCTGATTATGGATACAAGCACTTCAAGATATGA
- the LOC100273361 gene encoding uncharacterized protein isoform X1 has translation MSRLLPPVLSPLPAFSLPPPLLPRIHIRTSAVRGGAAENAMASGTTARERRLVKVREERRRREYDREHTYPGWAKVLENACRDDEELRAILGDSIGNPELMKQRIQERVRKKGRAQFNKSKTGSIVAFKVSFRDFNPLNSFIWFELFGEPTDRDVDLLGGVVQAWYVMGRLGAYNSSNLQFQCQLANSMMDYDPSYDSEEASTVMPSSFHDISDVEFQDNWARVWVDLGTSDYLGLDVLLNCLTQLSSEHLGIKQVVFGGKKMGDWEEGMTSSDYGYKHFKI, from the exons ATGTCACGGCTACTCCCGCCCGTGCTCTCTCCTTTACCGGCGTtctcgctgccgccgccgcttctTCCTCGCATCCACATCCGCACGTCGGCGGTGAGAGGCGGTGCGGCGGAGAACGCGATGGCGTCCGGGACGACGGCGAGGGAGCGGCGCCTGGTCAAGGTGCGGgaggagcgccgccgccgcgagTACGACCGGGAGCACACCTACCCCGGATGGGCCAA GGTACTGGAGAACGCCTGCAGGGATGATGAAGAGCTCCGCGCCATTCTTGGTGATAGCATCGGCAACCCGGAGCTCATGAAGCAACGG ATCCAGGAAAGGGTGCGCAAGAAAGGCAGGGCCCAATTCAATAAATCCAAGACAGGCTCCATTGTTGCTTTTAAAGTCAGCTTTCGAGA CTTTAACCCATTGAATTCTTTCATTTGGTTTGAGCTCTTTGGAGAACCAACAGATCGAGATgttgacctgcttggtggt GTAGTCCAAGCTTGGTATGTCATGGGAAGGCTAGGAGCTTACAATTCTTCAAATTTGCAG TTTCAATGTCAGCTGGCCAACTCAATGATGGACTACGACCCTTCATATGATTCTGAAGAAGCTTCCACAGTAATGCCATCATCTTTCCATGATATCAGTGATGTTGAGTTCCAAGACAATTGGGCCAGGGTTTG GGTGGACCTTGGAACCTCGGATTACCTTGGCTTGGATGTATTACTAAACTGCTTAACACAGTTGAGCTCAGA GCACTTGGGTATCAAACAAGTGGTTTTTGGAGGCAAGAAAATGGGTGACTGGGAAGAGGGCATGACGAGCTCTGATTATGGATACAAGCACTTCAAGATATGA
- the LOC100273361 gene encoding uncharacterized protein isoform X3 codes for MSRLLPPVLSPLPAFSLPPPLLPRIHIRTSAVRGGAAENAMASGTTARERRLVKVREERRRREYDREHTYPGWAKVLENACRDDEELRAILGDSIGNPELMKQRIQERVRKKGRAQFNKSKTGSIVAFKVSFRDFNPLNSFIWFELFGEPTDRDVDLLGGVVQAWYVMGRLGAYNSSNLQFQCQLANSMMDYDPSYDSEEASTVMPSSFHDISDVEFQDNWARVWVDLGTSDYLGLDVLLNCLTQLSSEFGSIPPYNSALLP; via the exons ATGTCACGGCTACTCCCGCCCGTGCTCTCTCCTTTACCGGCGTtctcgctgccgccgccgcttctTCCTCGCATCCACATCCGCACGTCGGCGGTGAGAGGCGGTGCGGCGGAGAACGCGATGGCGTCCGGGACGACGGCGAGGGAGCGGCGCCTGGTCAAGGTGCGGgaggagcgccgccgccgcgagTACGACCGGGAGCACACCTACCCCGGATGGGCCAA GGTACTGGAGAACGCCTGCAGGGATGATGAAGAGCTCCGCGCCATTCTTGGTGATAGCATCGGCAACCCGGAGCTCATGAAGCAACGG ATCCAGGAAAGGGTGCGCAAGAAAGGCAGGGCCCAATTCAATAAATCCAAGACAGGCTCCATTGTTGCTTTTAAAGTCAGCTTTCGAGA CTTTAACCCATTGAATTCTTTCATTTGGTTTGAGCTCTTTGGAGAACCAACAGATCGAGATgttgacctgcttggtggt GTAGTCCAAGCTTGGTATGTCATGGGAAGGCTAGGAGCTTACAATTCTTCAAATTTGCAG TTTCAATGTCAGCTGGCCAACTCAATGATGGACTACGACCCTTCATATGATTCTGAAGAAGCTTCCACAGTAATGCCATCATCTTTCCATGATATCAGTGATGTTGAGTTCCAAGACAATTGGGCCAGGGTTTG GGTGGACCTTGGAACCTCGGATTACCTTGGCTTGGATGTATTACTAAACTGCTTAACACAGTTGAGCTCAGA ATTTGGAAGCATTCCTCCTTATAACTCAGCCTTGTTGCCTTGA
- the LOC100273361 gene encoding uncharacterized protein isoform X4 produces the protein MSRLLPPVLSPLPAFSLPPPLLPRIHIRTSAVRGGAAENAMASGTTARERRLVKVREERRRREYDREHTYPGWAKVLENACRDDEELRAILGDSIGNPELMKQRIQERVRKKGRAQFNKSKTGSIVAFKVSFRDFNPLNSFIWFELFGEPTDRDVDLLGGVVQAWYVMGRLGAYNSSNLQLANSMMDYDPSYDSEEASTVMPSSFHDISDVEFQDNWARVWVDLGTSDYLGLDVLLNCLTQLSSEFGSIPPYNSALLP, from the exons ATGTCACGGCTACTCCCGCCCGTGCTCTCTCCTTTACCGGCGTtctcgctgccgccgccgcttctTCCTCGCATCCACATCCGCACGTCGGCGGTGAGAGGCGGTGCGGCGGAGAACGCGATGGCGTCCGGGACGACGGCGAGGGAGCGGCGCCTGGTCAAGGTGCGGgaggagcgccgccgccgcgagTACGACCGGGAGCACACCTACCCCGGATGGGCCAA GGTACTGGAGAACGCCTGCAGGGATGATGAAGAGCTCCGCGCCATTCTTGGTGATAGCATCGGCAACCCGGAGCTCATGAAGCAACGG ATCCAGGAAAGGGTGCGCAAGAAAGGCAGGGCCCAATTCAATAAATCCAAGACAGGCTCCATTGTTGCTTTTAAAGTCAGCTTTCGAGA CTTTAACCCATTGAATTCTTTCATTTGGTTTGAGCTCTTTGGAGAACCAACAGATCGAGATgttgacctgcttggtggt GTAGTCCAAGCTTGGTATGTCATGGGAAGGCTAGGAGCTTACAATTCTTCAAATTTGCAG CTGGCCAACTCAATGATGGACTACGACCCTTCATATGATTCTGAAGAAGCTTCCACAGTAATGCCATCATCTTTCCATGATATCAGTGATGTTGAGTTCCAAGACAATTGGGCCAGGGTTTG GGTGGACCTTGGAACCTCGGATTACCTTGGCTTGGATGTATTACTAAACTGCTTAACACAGTTGAGCTCAGA ATTTGGAAGCATTCCTCCTTATAACTCAGCCTTGTTGCCTTGA
- the LOC100273361 gene encoding uncharacterized protein LOC100273361 yields the protein MASGTTARERRLVKVREERRRREYDREHTYPGWAKVLENACRDDEELRAILGDSIGNPELMKQRIQERVRKKGRAQFNKSKTGSIVAFKVSFRDFNPLNSFIWFELFGEPTDRDVDLLGGVVQAWYVMGRLGAYNSSNLQLANSMMDYDPSYDSEEASTVMPSSFHDISDVEFQDNWARVWVDLGTSDYLGLDVLLNCLTQLSSEHLGIKQVVFGGKKMGDWEEGMTSSDYGYKHFKI from the exons ATGGCGTCCGGGACGACGGCGAGGGAGCGGCGCCTGGTCAAGGTGCGGgaggagcgccgccgccgcgagTACGACCGGGAGCACACCTACCCCGGATGGGCCAA GGTACTGGAGAACGCCTGCAGGGATGATGAAGAGCTCCGCGCCATTCTTGGTGATAGCATCGGCAACCCGGAGCTCATGAAGCAACGG ATCCAGGAAAGGGTGCGCAAGAAAGGCAGGGCCCAATTCAATAAATCCAAGACAGGCTCCATTGTTGCTTTTAAAGTCAGCTTTCGAGA CTTTAACCCATTGAATTCTTTCATTTGGTTTGAGCTCTTTGGAGAACCAACAGATCGAGATgttgacctgcttggtggt GTAGTCCAAGCTTGGTATGTCATGGGAAGGCTAGGAGCTTACAATTCTTCAAATTTGCAG CTGGCCAACTCAATGATGGACTACGACCCTTCATATGATTCTGAAGAAGCTTCCACAGTAATGCCATCATCTTTCCATGATATCAGTGATGTTGAGTTCCAAGACAATTGGGCCAGGGTTTG GGTGGACCTTGGAACCTCGGATTACCTTGGCTTGGATGTATTACTAAACTGCTTAACACAGTTGAGCTCAGA GCACTTGGGTATCAAACAAGTGGTTTTTGGAGGCAAGAAAATGGGTGACTGGGAAGAGGGCATGACGAGCTCTGATTATGGATACAAGCACTTCAAGATATGA
- the LOC100279080 gene encoding uncharacterized protein LOC100279080, translated as MAPLPFLLGFLLGALALAAVEAAAILLLLRRLRRSQAAAGDALPAADELPGERPFPYEKQGFLWILEPEKMPKLSNDRLSAGGPRETKDKKNIVEVFPAKKMAKIKGNSLCLSGPDGSQATIELLNCTVLAVSASSMPSRKWAKRFPVKLESKDNEIYNGSKVCYLYTDTSWEKESWCKALRIAATADKEKLNWHAKLSEKFLNYISSLNSEYPCFLKPPILSGEDHEVMDKTSKTDGSSKVRLFLKKLAKKASTKAALESKTSSGMSVQGEKKILDKLRSYQGAPFIEALIGPQEDKLGGNSSQDTVKATAPPAALNQIGQLSTSPDVNADDRVADEGTLCWNLLSSRLFFDAKMSDEINKAIKARIQRTLSNMRTPTYVGEITLTDFSLGELPPYVHAMRVLPLDLNELWAFEVDFEYSGGILLHIETRLEVQEPELQKDIMKSNFGADANGDVDSDLLESIEQYGNQFKGSHNSASSIGENDEADASSQSKSIGWTSAYISRWKTILHSIADHVSQVPLSLAIRISSVRGILRIQMKPPPSDQIWYGFTSMPDLEWDLESSVGDRKITNSHIAALIGNRFKASLRDSLVLPNCESISMPWMLAEKDDWVPRKDAPFIWLNHEPTEMRIHATATASTQSEEGGLKDGGSEESSRVVASIDEAKQEPKAEASLHGQSSSAPGSESAHSDANDELRKPLLITEKLQEEASEGIAMSPMSTSRRAVIPAGEQPQVSASPIGEDAKRKSGRRARMMDFGKRMGDKLEEKRRTIEEKGRHIVEKMRENARTNSMERTSS; from the exons ATGGCGCCGCTGCCCTTCCTGCTGGGTTTCCTCCTCGGCGCCCTGGCGCTGGCGGCTGTCGAGGCGGCGGCGATCCTTCTGCTGCTCCGCCGCCTCCGCCGCAGTCAGGCTGCGGCGGGGGACGCGCTACCAGCCGCCGACGAGCTGCCCGGGGAACGCCCCTTCCCCTACGAGAAGCAG GGTTTTCTGTGGATACTGGAGCCAGAAAAAATGCCAAAACTCAGTAATGACCGCTTATCGGCTGGAGGTCCTAGAGAGACAAAAGACAAGAAGAATATTGTGGAAGTTTTTCCTGCAAAGAAGATGGCTAAAATCAAGGGAAACTCTCTTTGTTTGTCTGGTCCTGATGGCTCCCAAGCAACCATTGAGCTTTTGAACTGCACGGTACTTGCAGTTTCTGCATCAAGTATGCCCTCGCGTAAATG GGCCAAGAGGTTCCCAGTAAAATTAGAAAGCAAGGACAATGAGATTTATAATGGAAGCAAGGTGTGCTATCTTTATACAGACACTTCCTGGGAGAAGGAATCATGGTGTAAAGCACTCCGTATTGCAGCTACTGCTGACAAGGAAAAATTAAATTGGCATGCCAAGCTGAGCGAAAAATTCCTCAATTACATATCATCATTAAATTCTGAATACCCATGTTTTCTAAAGCCTCCAATACTCTCTGGTGAGGATCATGAGGTTATGGACAAGACATCAAAGACTGATGGGTCTTCAAAAGTACGTCTTTTCCTCAAGAAGTTGGCGAAGAAGGCATCTACGAAGGCTGCCTTAGAGAGCAAAACAAGTTCAGGAATGTCAGTGCAAGGTGAAAAAAAGATACTTGATAAATTGCGCAGCTATCAGGGTGCACCATTTATTGAAGCATTAATAGGTCCACAAGAGGACAAGCTTGGTGGCAATTCATCGCAAGATACTGTAAAAGCCACTGCCCCGCCTGCTGCATTGAATCAAATTGGACAGCTTTCAACTTCACCTGATGTGAATGCGGATGACCGAGTTGCGGATGAAGGCACACTTTGTTGGAACCTCCTGTCATCACGGTTGTTTTTCGATGCTAAAATGAGTGATGAGATAAACAAGGCCATCAAAGCACGCATTCAG AGGACTTTGTCAAATATGAGGACCCCCACCTACGTGGGTGAAATTACACTTACGGACTTTAGCCTTGGAGAACTTCCACCTTATGTGCATGCGATGAGAGTCCTTCCGCTGGATCTTAATGAATTATGGGCCTTTGAAGTTGACTTTGAGTATTCGGGTGGGATACTGCTGCACATTGAAACAAGGCTTGAGGTTCAGGAACCAGAGTTGCAAAAGGACATCATGAAAAGTAATTTTGGAGCAGATGCTAATGGAGATGTTGATTCTGATCTTCTTGAGAGTATTGAACAGTATGGTAACCAATTTAAAGGCTCGCACAATTCAGCTTCTTCAattggggagaatgatgaagcag ATGCTTCAAGTCAGTCAAAGAGCATTGGATGGACTTCAGCATATATATCAAGATGGAAAACTATCCTGCACTCAATAGCCGACCATGTCTCACAG GTTCCTCTTTCTCTGGCAATAAGGATTTCATCTGTTCGAGGTATCTTGCGGATACAAATGAAGCCCCCTCCTTCTGATCAAATTTGGTATGGATTTACGTCAATGCCTGATCTAGAATGGGATTTGGAATCTTCTGTTGGGGATAGGAAAATCACCAACAGTCATATCGCTGCACTTATTGGTAACAGATTCAAG GCTTCGCTTCGAGATAGCTTAGTGCTTCCGAATTGTGAAAGCATCTCCATGCCGTGGATGTTGGCTGAAAAGGATGATTGGGTACCTCGCAAGGATGCTCCTTTTATTTGGCTAAATCATGAGCCCACTGAGATGAGAATCCATGCCACAGCTACAGCATCAACTCAGTCCGAGGAAGGTGGCTTGAAGGATGGTGGGAGTGAGGAATCATCGAGAGTAGTGGCATCCATTGACGAGGCAAAACAAGAGCCCAAGGCAGAGGCATCATTGCACGGCCAGTCTTCATCTGCTCCAGGCAGTGAATCTGCCCACAGCGATGCAAATGATGAGCTGAGGAAACCGCTGTTGATCACAGAGAAACTCCAGGAAGAAGCTTCAGAAGGTATAGCCATGTCTCCCATGTCCACATCTCGGAGGGCGGTGATACCAGCAGGGGAGCAGCCGCAGGTGTCAGCATCACCCATTGGAGAGGACGCGAAGCGAAAAAGCGGGAGGCGAGCTCGGATGATGGATTTCGGGAAGAGGATGGGGGACAAGCTGGAGGAGAAGAGGCGGACCATCGAAGAGAAAGGGAGGCACATCGTGGAGAAGATGCGAGAGAATGCTAGGACCAACAGCATGGAGAGGACCAGTAGCTAG